A section of the Citrobacter farmeri genome encodes:
- the ispF gene encoding 2-C-methyl-D-erythritol 2,4-cyclodiphosphate synthase, translated as MRIGHGFDVHAFGGEGPIIIGGVRIPYEKGLLAHSDGDVALHALTDALLGAAALGDIGKLFPDTDPAFKGADSRELLREAWRRIQAKGYTLGNVDVTIIAQAPKMLPHIPQMRVFIAEDLGCHMDDVNVKATTTEKLGFTGRGEGIACEAVALLVKAAK; from the coding sequence ATGCGAATTGGACACGGTTTTGACGTACACGCCTTTGGCGGGGAAGGCCCAATTATCATTGGTGGCGTACGCATCCCGTATGAAAAGGGGCTGCTGGCGCATTCTGATGGCGATGTCGCGCTGCATGCGCTCACCGACGCACTGCTTGGCGCTGCGGCGCTGGGTGATATTGGCAAGCTGTTTCCGGATACCGATCCGGCATTTAAAGGCGCGGACAGTCGCGAACTGCTGCGTGAAGCCTGGCGTCGGATTCAGGCCAAAGGGTATACCCTGGGCAACGTGGATGTAACCATTATTGCTCAGGCACCAAAGATGTTGCCGCACATCCCGCAAATGCGCGTGTTTATTGCTGAAGACCTCGGTTGTCACATGGATGATGTGAACGTGAAAGCAACTACCACGGAAAAACTCGGTTTTACCGGGCGTGGGGAAGGGATTGCCTGCGAAGCGGTGGCGTTACTTGTTAAGGCCGCGAAATGA
- a CDS encoding aminopeptidase produces the protein MFSATRRLSALLALGVCFIVPAQASSPKPGDFATTQTRHIATVFPGRMTGSPAEMLSADYLRQQFEQMGYRSDIRTFNSRYIYTAKNNRKNWHNVTGSTVIAAHEGKAPQQIIIMAHLDTYAPQSDADTDANLGGLTLQGVDDNAAGLGVMLELAERLKDVPTEYGIRFIATSGEEEGKLGAENLLKRMSAVEKKNTLLVINLDNLIVGDKLYFNSGQRTPEAVRKLTRDRALALARSHGIAATTNPGLNKDYPKGTGCCNDAEVFDKAGISVLSVEATNWSLGKKDGYQQRAKTASFPAGNSWHDVRLDNQQHIDKALPGRIEHRNRDVMRIMLPLVKELAKAS, from the coding sequence ATGTTTTCCGCAACGCGCCGTCTTTCCGCTCTCCTGGCGCTCGGCGTATGCTTTATTGTCCCCGCTCAGGCGTCATCCCCAAAACCGGGCGATTTTGCGACAACCCAGACCCGTCATATTGCGACCGTTTTCCCAGGAAGGATGACCGGCTCACCGGCAGAAATGTTGTCTGCCGACTATTTACGCCAGCAGTTTGAGCAGATGGGCTATCGCAGTGATATCCGCACGTTCAACAGTCGCTACATTTATACCGCTAAAAATAACCGCAAAAACTGGCATAACGTGACGGGCAGCACCGTCATTGCCGCTCATGAAGGTAAAGCCCCGCAGCAGATTATTATCATGGCGCATCTGGACACCTACGCCCCGCAAAGTGACGCCGACACCGACGCGAATCTCGGCGGTCTGACTCTGCAAGGTGTCGATGATAACGCCGCCGGACTGGGCGTTATGCTTGAACTGGCAGAACGCCTGAAAGATGTGCCTACCGAATACGGTATTCGCTTTATTGCCACCAGCGGCGAGGAAGAGGGAAAACTGGGAGCCGAAAACCTGCTCAAGCGCATGAGCGCGGTCGAGAAGAAAAACACGCTGTTGGTGATTAATCTCGATAACCTGATCGTCGGCGATAAGCTGTATTTTAACAGCGGGCAACGTACCCCGGAAGCCGTACGTAAGTTAACCCGCGACCGGGCATTAGCTCTCGCGCGCAGTCATGGTATTGCTGCCACCACTAATCCTGGCCTGAATAAGGATTATCCAAAAGGCACCGGCTGCTGCAACGACGCAGAGGTCTTCGATAAGGCGGGAATTTCGGTACTTTCCGTCGAGGCGACGAACTGGAGTCTCGGCAAGAAAGATGGTTACCAGCAGCGCGCCAAAACCGCCTCTTTCCCGGCAGGAAATAGCTGGCACGACGTACGTCTGGATAATCAACAGCATATTGATAAAGCGCTGCCTGGACGCATTGAACATCGCAATCGGGATGTAATGCGCATTATGCTGCCGCTAGTGAAAGAATTGGCAAAAGCAAGCTAA
- the pcm gene encoding protein-L-isoaspartate O-methyltransferase, with amino-acid sequence MVSRRVQTLLEQLRAQGIRDEQVLNALAAVPREKFIDEAFEHKAWDNIALPIGQGQTISQPYMVARMTELLELTPQSRVLEIGTGSGYQTAILAHLVQQVCSVERIKGLQWQARRRLKQLDLHNVSTRHGDGWQGWQARAPFDAIIVTAAPPEIPTALMTQLDEGGILVLPVGDEHQFLKRVRRRGGEFIIDTVEAVRFVPLVKGELA; translated from the coding sequence ATGGTAAGCAGACGCGTACAGACGCTTCTTGAACAACTGCGCGCGCAGGGGATTCGCGATGAGCAGGTGCTTAATGCCCTGGCCGCGGTGCCGCGTGAGAAATTTATTGATGAAGCGTTTGAACATAAGGCCTGGGACAACATCGCGTTGCCGATAGGTCAGGGACAGACGATTTCGCAGCCGTATATGGTGGCGCGAATGACCGAACTGCTCGAGCTGACCCCGCAGTCGAGGGTGCTGGAAATTGGCACCGGCTCCGGGTATCAGACGGCGATACTGGCGCACCTGGTACAGCAGGTTTGTTCAGTCGAACGCATTAAAGGTCTGCAATGGCAGGCGCGTCGTCGCCTGAAGCAGCTCGATTTACACAATGTTTCAACTCGTCACGGTGATGGATGGCAAGGCTGGCAGGCGCGTGCGCCATTTGACGCTATTATTGTGACGGCAGCTCCGCCGGAAATTCCGACTGCGTTGATGACGCAACTGGATGAAGGCGGAATTCTCGTCTTGCCTGTGGGGGATGAGCACCAGTTTCTGAAACGGGTGCGTCGTCGGGGCGGCGAATTTATTATCGACACCGTGGAGGCGGTACGTTTCGTTCCCTTAGTTAAAGGGGAGCTCGCGTAA
- a CDS encoding DUF5339 domain-containing protein, which produces MKKTFLAAVLTLVSGSSFAAITDTCQQYFDDVDALIVQASKTSDQAKQQMEAMKPQLEEAKKQLAGLPAESQDAGCKQGAAALVQMKQSMGIQ; this is translated from the coding sequence ATGAAAAAGACTTTTTTGGCTGCGGTACTGACTCTGGTATCTGGTTCTTCTTTTGCTGCAATTACTGATACTTGCCAGCAGTACTTTGATGATGTTGATGCGTTGATTGTTCAGGCATCCAAAACCAGCGATCAGGCTAAACAGCAGATGGAAGCCATGAAACCTCAACTTGAGGAGGCCAAGAAACAACTCGCAGGATTACCGGCTGAAAGTCAGGATGCTGGCTGCAAACAAGGTGCTGCCGCGCTGGTGCAAATGAAGCAGTCCATGGGCATTCAATAA
- a CDS encoding DUF3561 family protein, which produces MRNSQNITLTTTDAFATDDETTWSLPGAVVGFASWLLALGIPFLAYGPNTLFFFIYTWPFFLALMPVAVVVGIALHSLLKGKLRYSIIATLLTVCAMFGALFMWLLG; this is translated from the coding sequence ATGCGCAATAGCCAGAACATCACACTCACAACGACAGACGCGTTTGCTACTGATGACGAAACCACCTGGTCGCTGCCGGGCGCCGTGGTGGGTTTCGCGTCATGGCTGCTGGCGTTGGGGATCCCCTTTCTGGCTTACGGCCCTAATACGTTGTTTTTCTTTATCTACACCTGGCCTTTCTTCCTGGCGTTGATGCCCGTCGCGGTCGTCGTGGGTATCGCGCTGCATTCCCTTCTTAAGGGGAAATTGCGCTACAGCATTATCGCAACGCTGCTGACCGTTTGTGCGATGTTTGGCGCGCTGTTTATGTGGTTGCTGGGCTAA
- the nlpD gene encoding murein hydrolase activator NlpD, with protein sequence MVSLWLAGCSNSSNPPAPVSSVNGNAPANTSSGMLITPPPKMGTSSSVSQTPQIQPVQRPTTQPTHVQPVAEQPVQMENGRIVYNRQYGNIPKGSYSGGSTYTVKKGDTLFYIAWITGNDFRDLAQRNNVQAPYSLNVGQTLQVGNASGAPITGGNAITQADAAEQGVVTKPAQNSAVAVASKPTITYSEDSGEQSANKMLPNNKPAGTVVTAPVTAPAVSATESTASSSSTSSPISTWRWPTDGKVIENFGASEGGNKGIDIAGSKGQAIIATADGRVVYAGNALRGYGNLIIIKHNDDYLSAYAHNDTMLVREQQEVKAGQKIATMGSTGTSSTRLHFEIRYKGKSVNPLRYLPQR encoded by the coding sequence CTGGTTTCGCTATGGCTGGCGGGTTGTTCAAATTCATCGAATCCGCCTGCTCCGGTAAGCTCAGTCAATGGTAATGCCCCGGCGAATACCAGTTCCGGCATGCTGATCACGCCGCCACCGAAGATGGGGACGTCGTCGTCCGTTTCGCAGACACCGCAAATTCAACCGGTGCAGCGTCCGACGACTCAACCGACGCATGTTCAGCCGGTTGCCGAGCAACCCGTACAGATGGAAAACGGACGTATTGTCTACAATCGCCAGTATGGGAACATTCCGAAAGGTAGCTACAGCGGCGGCAGCACCTACACCGTTAAAAAAGGCGACACGCTTTTTTACATCGCCTGGATCACCGGGAACGATTTCCGTGACCTGGCGCAGCGCAACAACGTCCAGGCCCCGTATAGTCTGAATGTCGGACAAACGCTGCAGGTAGGTAATGCATCGGGCGCGCCAATTACCGGTGGTAACGCGATCACTCAGGCCGATGCAGCAGAGCAAGGAGTTGTGACCAAACCTGCACAAAATTCCGCCGTCGCTGTTGCGTCGAAACCGACAATTACGTATTCTGAGGATTCAGGTGAACAAAGTGCTAACAAAATGTTGCCGAACAACAAGCCTGCTGGGACAGTCGTCACAGCACCTGTAACGGCCCCGGCAGTTAGCGCAACCGAATCGACAGCAAGCAGTTCGTCTACCAGTTCGCCAATCTCCACATGGCGCTGGCCGACTGACGGCAAAGTGATCGAGAACTTTGGGGCTTCCGAGGGAGGCAATAAAGGGATCGACATTGCAGGCAGTAAAGGACAGGCTATTATCGCGACCGCCGATGGGCGCGTGGTCTATGCCGGTAACGCACTGCGCGGTTACGGTAATCTTATTATCATCAAACACAACGATGATTACCTGAGTGCCTACGCTCATAACGATACAATGCTGGTCCGGGAACAACAAGAAGTGAAGGCAGGACAAAAAATAGCGACGATGGGTAGCACCGGAACCAGTTCTACACGTTTGCATTTTGAAATTCGTTACAAGGGGAAATCCGTAAACCCGCTGCGTTATTTACCGCAGCGATAA
- the truD gene encoding tRNA pseudouridine(13) synthase TruD — protein MTEFENLTYLYGKPQSAGLLKASPEDFVVVEDLGFEPDGEGEHILVRILKNGCNTRFVADALAKFLKIHAREVSFAGQKDKHAVTEQWLCARVPGKEMPDLSAFQLEGCKVLEYARHKRKLRLGALKGNAFTLVLREVSHRDEVESRLHAINTGGVPNYFGAQRFGIGGSNLQGALRWAQSDAPVRDRNKRSFWLSAARSALFNQIVSERLKKTDFNQVVDGDALQLAGRGSWFVATQEDLAELQRRVDEKELMVTASLPGSGEWGTQRDALAFEQSAIAEAHALQSLLLREKVEASRRAMLLYPQQLSWNWWDDVTVELRFWLPAGSFATSVVRELINTMGDYAHIAE, from the coding sequence ATGACAGAGTTTGAAAATCTCACCTATCTCTATGGAAAACCGCAAAGCGCCGGGTTGCTGAAAGCCAGTCCGGAAGATTTTGTGGTGGTCGAAGACTTAGGTTTTGAACCGGATGGTGAAGGTGAACACATCCTGGTGCGTATTCTTAAAAACGGCTGCAATACCCGTTTTGTCGCCGACGCGCTGGCGAAATTTTTGAAAATTCATGCTCGCGAAGTGAGCTTTGCCGGGCAAAAGGATAAGCATGCGGTCACTGAACAGTGGCTATGCGCGCGCGTACCGGGCAAAGAAATGCCTGACCTGAGCGCTTTCCAGCTTGAAGGCTGCAAGGTACTGGAGTATGCGCGTCACAAACGCAAGTTACGTTTAGGCGCACTGAAAGGGAATGCGTTCACGCTGGTGCTGCGCGAAGTCAGCCATCGTGACGAGGTAGAATCCCGCCTGCATGCGATAAACACTGGCGGCGTACCGAACTATTTTGGCGCTCAGCGTTTTGGCATCGGCGGCAGCAACCTGCAAGGCGCGCTGCGCTGGGCGCAAAGCGATGCACCGGTCCGGGATCGCAATAAACGCAGTTTTTGGTTGTCGGCGGCCCGCAGTGCGTTGTTTAATCAAATTGTCAGCGAGCGTCTGAAAAAAACAGACTTTAATCAAGTTGTTGACGGCGATGCGCTACAATTAGCGGGACGCGGAAGCTGGTTTGTCGCCACGCAAGAAGATCTGGCGGAATTACAGCGTCGTGTCGATGAAAAAGAACTGATGGTGACGGCTTCGCTTCCCGGCAGCGGCGAGTGGGGAACCCAGCGGGATGCGCTGGCGTTCGAACAGTCCGCGATTGCCGAAGCGCACGCGTTGCAGTCACTGTTGCTGCGAGAAAAAGTCGAGGCCTCGCGAAGAGCGATGCTGCTCTATCCGCAGCAATTAAGCTGGAACTGGTGGGATGATGTTACTGTCGAGTTACGTTTTTGGCTGCCTGCGGGGAGCTTCGCCACCAGCGTTGTGAGGGAACTGATCAACACAATGGGTGATTATGCGCATATTGCTGAGTAA
- the ispD gene encoding 2-C-methyl-D-erythritol 4-phosphate cytidylyltransferase gives MAATFLDVCAVVPAAGFGRRMQTECPKQYLSIGNKTILEHSVSALLAHPRVTRVIIAISPGDSRFAQLPLAQHPHITVVDGGNERADSVLAGLQAAGNAEWVLVHDAARPCLHQDDLARLLALSETSRTGGILAAPVRDTMKRAEPGQTAIAHTVERNDLWHALTPQFFPRELLHDCLTRALNEGATITDEASALEYCGFHPQLVEGRADNIKVTRPEDLALAEFYLTRTTHQENL, from the coding sequence ATGGCAGCCACTTTTTTGGATGTTTGCGCCGTGGTGCCGGCGGCCGGATTTGGTCGCCGTATGCAAACGGAATGTCCGAAGCAATATCTCTCGATCGGCAATAAAACCATTCTCGAACACTCGGTCTCCGCGCTGCTGGCGCATCCCCGGGTGACCCGCGTGATCATCGCTATCAGCCCTGGCGACAGCCGCTTTGCCCAACTTCCTCTGGCGCAACATCCGCATATTACCGTCGTGGACGGGGGAAATGAGCGCGCGGATTCCGTGCTGGCCGGATTACAGGCCGCAGGAAACGCCGAATGGGTGCTGGTGCATGACGCGGCGCGTCCCTGTCTGCATCAGGATGATTTAGCCCGCCTGCTGGCGCTTAGCGAAACCAGCCGCACCGGCGGGATCCTCGCCGCACCGGTACGCGATACCATGAAACGCGCGGAGCCGGGGCAAACGGCCATCGCCCATACCGTTGAACGCAACGATTTGTGGCACGCGCTGACGCCGCAATTTTTCCCTCGTGAACTGCTGCATGACTGCCTGACGCGCGCGCTAAATGAAGGGGCGACCATTACCGATGAGGCCTCGGCGCTGGAATATTGCGGCTTTCATCCACAGCTTGTTGAAGGACGAGCTGATAACATCAAAGTGACCCGCCCGGAAGATTTAGCGCTGGCTGAATTTTATCTGACCCGAACGACCCACCAGGAGAATTTGTAA
- the cysH gene encoding phosphoadenosine phosphosulfate reductase, whose amino-acid sequence MSRLDLHALNALPKVERVMALAETNSQLEKLDAEGRVAWALENLPGEYVLSSSFGIQAAVSLHLVNQIRPDIPVILTDTGYLFPETYQFIDELTDKLKLNLKVYRAPESAAWQEARYGKLWEQGVEGIEKYNEINKVEPMNRALQDLNAQTWFAGLRREQSGSRAHLPVLAIQRGVFKVLPIIDWDNRTVYQYLQKHGLKYHPLWDQGYLSVGDTHTTRKWEPGMAEEETRFFGLKRECGLHEG is encoded by the coding sequence ATGTCCAGACTCGATCTACACGCTCTGAACGCGCTGCCGAAAGTTGAGCGCGTGATGGCTCTGGCTGAAACCAACAGCCAACTGGAAAAACTTGACGCGGAGGGTCGCGTGGCGTGGGCGCTGGAGAATTTGCCTGGCGAATACGTCCTCTCATCAAGCTTCGGGATCCAGGCGGCGGTCAGTCTGCATCTGGTCAATCAGATCCGCCCGGATATCCCGGTGATCCTGACCGATACCGGCTATCTTTTCCCGGAAACGTACCAGTTTATCGATGAGTTAACGGACAAACTCAAGCTGAATCTGAAGGTTTATCGCGCCCCCGAAAGCGCCGCCTGGCAGGAAGCGCGTTACGGCAAACTGTGGGAGCAGGGCGTTGAAGGCATTGAGAAATACAATGAGATCAACAAAGTCGAACCGATGAACCGGGCGCTGCAGGATCTCAACGCGCAAACCTGGTTTGCGGGGCTGCGACGTGAACAATCTGGTAGTCGCGCGCATTTGCCCGTGCTGGCTATCCAGCGTGGCGTCTTTAAAGTCCTGCCGATCATCGACTGGGATAACCGCACGGTTTACCAGTACCTGCAAAAGCACGGGCTGAAGTATCACCCGTTATGGGATCAGGGCTATTTATCGGTGGGCGATACGCATACAACCCGGAAATGGGAACCGGGAATGGCGGAAGAAGAAACCCGCTTTTTCGGATTGAAGCGTGAGTGCGGGTTGCATGAAGGGTAA
- the cysN gene encoding sulfate adenylyltransferase subunit CysN, which produces MNTTLAQQIANEGGVEAWMVAQQHKSLLRFLTCGSVDDGKSTLIGRLLHDTRQIYEDQLSSLHNDSKRHGTQGEKLDLALLVDGLQAEREQGITIDVAYRYFSTEKRKFIIADTPGHEQYTRNMATGASTCDLAILLIDARKGVLDQTRRHSFISTLLGIKHLVVAINKMDLVDYSEETFARIREDYLTFAEQLPGNLDIRFVPLSALEGDNVASQSVSMPWYSGPTLLEVLETVEIQRVVDSQPMRFPVQYVNRPNLDFRGYSGTLASGRVKVGQRVKVLPSGVESSVARIVTFDGDLDEAFAGEAITLVLKDEIDISRGDLLLAADENLPAVQHAAVDVVWMAEQPLAPGQSYEIKIAGKKTRARVDNVQYQVDINNLTQREVDNLPLNGIGLVNLTFDEPLVLDTYQQNPVTGGLIFIDRLSNVTVGAGMVREPIVQETAVPSEFSAFELELNALVRRHFPHWGARDLLGGK; this is translated from the coding sequence ATGAACACCACACTTGCACAACAAATCGCCAATGAAGGCGGCGTCGAAGCCTGGATGGTCGCCCAACAACATAAAAGTCTGCTGCGCTTTTTAACCTGCGGCAGCGTGGATGATGGCAAAAGTACCCTGATTGGTCGCCTGTTGCACGACACGCGGCAGATTTATGAAGATCAATTGTCATCGCTGCACAATGACAGTAAACGCCACGGTACACAGGGCGAGAAGCTGGATCTGGCGCTGCTGGTGGATGGCCTGCAGGCCGAGCGCGAGCAGGGGATTACCATTGACGTGGCGTATCGCTATTTCTCCACCGAGAAGCGTAAATTTATCATTGCCGATACCCCCGGGCACGAGCAATACACCCGTAATATGGCGACCGGTGCATCAACCTGCGATCTGGCGATCCTGCTGATCGACGCCCGTAAAGGCGTGTTGGATCAGACCCGTCGTCACAGCTTCATTTCAACGCTGCTGGGGATCAAACACCTGGTGGTGGCGATCAATAAAATGGATCTGGTCGACTACAGCGAAGAGACCTTTGCGCGCATTCGCGAAGACTATCTGACCTTTGCCGAACAGCTGCCGGGTAATCTGGATATCCGCTTTGTGCCACTCTCTGCGTTAGAGGGGGATAACGTGGCCTCCCAGAGCGTCAGCATGCCGTGGTACAGCGGCCCGACTTTACTTGAAGTACTGGAGACAGTTGAGATCCAGCGCGTAGTCGATAGCCAGCCAATGCGCTTTCCTGTGCAGTACGTAAACCGTCCAAACCTTGATTTCCGGGGCTATTCCGGCACGTTGGCCTCTGGCCGCGTCAAAGTAGGGCAGCGCGTGAAGGTACTGCCATCCGGCGTGGAATCCAGCGTGGCGCGGATCGTCACCTTTGATGGCGATCTGGATGAAGCCTTTGCCGGTGAAGCCATTACCCTCGTCCTGAAAGACGAGATTGATATCAGCCGGGGCGATCTGCTGCTGGCGGCAGACGAAAATCTGCCTGCCGTACAGCATGCCGCTGTTGACGTGGTCTGGATGGCGGAACAGCCGCTGGCACCGGGACAAAGCTACGAAATCAAAATCGCGGGTAAGAAGACCCGCGCGCGCGTTGATAACGTTCAGTATCAGGTGGATATCAACAATTTGACGCAGCGTGAGGTGGACAATCTGCCGCTGAACGGCATTGGTCTGGTGAATCTGACCTTTGATGAGCCGCTGGTGCTGGATACTTATCAGCAGAACCCGGTGACCGGTGGCCTGATTTTCATCGATCGTCTGAGTAACGTCACTGTGGGTGCCGGTATGGTCCGTGAACCGATTGTCCAGGAAACCGCAGTGCCGTCAGAATTCAGCGCCTTTGAACTGGAACTGAATGCGCTGGTACGCCGCCACTTCCCGCACTGGGGCGCTCGCGATCTGCTGGGAGGAAAATAA
- the surE gene encoding 5'/3'-nucleotidase SurE, with protein sequence MRILLSNDDGVHAPGIQTLAKALREFADVQVVAPDRNRSGASNSLTLESSLRTFTFENGDIAVQMGTPTDCVYLGVNALMRPRPDIVVSGINAGPNLGDDVIYSGTVAAAMEGRHLGFPALAVSLDGHQHYETAAAITCRILRALRREPLRTGRILNINVPDLPLDQIKGIRVTRCGSRHPADKVIPQEDPRGNTLYWIGPPGDKCDAGPDTDFAAVDEGYVSITPLHVDLTAHSAHDVVSDWLDSVGVGTQW encoded by the coding sequence ATGCGCATATTGCTGAGTAACGATGATGGGGTCCACGCGCCCGGTATACAAACGCTGGCGAAAGCCCTGCGGGAGTTTGCTGACGTACAGGTTGTCGCCCCGGATCGGAACCGCAGTGGCGCGTCAAACTCGCTCACGCTTGAATCCTCTCTCCGGACGTTTACCTTTGAGAACGGCGACATCGCCGTACAGATGGGGACGCCCACCGACTGTGTTTATCTGGGCGTCAATGCGCTCATGCGCCCGCGTCCAGATATTGTGGTCTCAGGAATTAACGCTGGCCCTAATCTGGGGGATGACGTTATCTATTCCGGCACCGTCGCCGCGGCGATGGAAGGGCGTCACCTTGGCTTTCCTGCGCTTGCCGTATCGTTAGACGGGCATCAGCATTACGAAACAGCGGCTGCCATCACCTGTCGGATCTTACGCGCACTGCGTCGGGAACCGCTGCGTACCGGGCGGATACTTAACATCAACGTCCCCGACTTGCCGCTGGATCAGATCAAAGGTATCCGCGTAACGCGCTGCGGTAGTCGTCATCCAGCAGACAAAGTGATCCCGCAGGAAGATCCGCGCGGCAACACGCTGTACTGGATTGGTCCACCGGGAGACAAATGCGACGCCGGGCCTGATACCGATTTTGCGGCAGTGGATGAAGGTTACGTGTCCATTACACCGTTGCATGTGGATTTAACCGCGCACAGCGCGCATGATGTGGTTTCCGACTGGTTAGATAGCGTGGGAGTTGGCACGCAATGGTAA
- the ftsB gene encoding cell division protein FtsB, whose amino-acid sequence MGKLTLLLLALLVWLQYSLWFGKNGIHDYSRVNDDVAAQQATNAKLKARNDQLFAEIDDLNGGQEAIEERARNELSMTKPGETFYRLVPDASKRAQTVGQNTR is encoded by the coding sequence ATGGGTAAACTAACGCTGCTGTTGCTGGCTTTACTGGTCTGGCTACAGTATTCGCTGTGGTTCGGTAAGAACGGCATACATGATTACAGTCGCGTCAATGATGACGTGGCGGCGCAGCAGGCGACAAACGCCAAACTTAAAGCACGTAACGATCAGCTTTTTGCCGAAATTGACGATCTCAATGGCGGTCAGGAGGCTATCGAGGAGCGTGCACGCAACGAACTCAGCATGACTAAGCCGGGCGAAACGTTTTATCGTCTGGTGCCCGACGCGTCTAAACGCGCGCAAACAGTGGGGCAAAATACTCGTTAA
- the cysD gene encoding sulfate adenylyltransferase subunit CysD: protein MDQKRLTHLRQLEAESIHIIREVAAEFSNPVMLYSIGKDSSVMLHLARKAFYPGSLPFPLLHVDTGWKFREMYEFRDRTAKAYGCELLVHKNPEGVAMGINPFVHGSAKHTDIMKTEGLKQALNKYGFDAAFGGARRDEEKSRAKERIYSFRDRFHRWDPKNQRPELWHNYNGQINKGESIRVFPLSNWTEQDIWQYIWLENIEIVPLYLAAERPVLERDGMLMMIDDDRIDLQPGEMIKKRMVRFRTLGCWPLTGAVESNAQTLPEIIEEMLVSTTSERQGRVIDRDQAGSMELKKRQGYF, encoded by the coding sequence ATGGACCAAAAACGACTCACCCATCTGCGACAGCTGGAGGCCGAAAGCATCCACATCATTCGCGAGGTGGCAGCAGAATTTTCTAACCCGGTAATGCTGTACTCCATTGGCAAAGATTCCAGCGTCATGCTGCATCTTGCCCGTAAGGCATTCTACCCGGGGTCGTTGCCGTTCCCGTTGCTGCATGTCGATACCGGCTGGAAGTTCCGCGAGATGTATGAATTTCGCGATCGTACCGCCAAAGCGTACGGCTGCGAGCTGCTGGTGCATAAAAACCCGGAAGGGGTGGCAATGGGCATCAACCCGTTTGTCCACGGCAGCGCCAAACACACCGACATTATGAAAACCGAAGGACTGAAGCAGGCGCTGAATAAATACGGTTTTGACGCCGCATTTGGCGGCGCGCGTCGTGATGAAGAAAAGTCGCGGGCGAAAGAGCGCATCTACTCTTTCCGCGATCGTTTTCACCGCTGGGACCCTAAAAACCAGCGTCCTGAGCTGTGGCACAACTACAACGGGCAGATTAACAAAGGCGAAAGTATCCGCGTCTTCCCGCTCTCCAACTGGACCGAACAGGACATCTGGCAGTACATCTGGCTGGAAAACATTGAGATCGTTCCGCTGTATCTGGCTGCAGAGCGTCCGGTGCTGGAGCGCGACGGCATGCTGATGATGATTGATGACGATCGCATCGACCTGCAGCCCGGCGAGATGATCAAAAAAAGGATGGTTCGTTTCCGTACCCTCGGCTGCTGGCCGCTGACCGGTGCCGTGGAGTCAAACGCGCAAACGCTGCCGGAAATTATTGAAGAGATGCTGGTCTCGACCACCAGTGAACGTCAGGGGCGCGTGATTGACCGCGACCAGGCGGGCTCTATGGAGCTGAAGAAACGTCAGGGGTATTTCTAA
- the cysC gene encoding adenylyl-sulfate kinase: protein MAQHDENVVWHAHPVTPQQREQHHGHRGVVLWFTGLSGSGKSTVAGALEAALHQLGVSTYLLDGDNVRHGLCSDLGFSDADRKENIRRVGEVANLMVDAGLVVLTAFISPHRAERQMVRERVGEGRFIEVFVDTPLEICEARDPKGLYKKARAGELRNFTGIDSVYEAPESPEVHLNGEQLVTNLVAQLLDLLRQSDIIRS, encoded by the coding sequence ATGGCGCAGCATGACGAAAATGTCGTCTGGCATGCCCATCCCGTCACGCCGCAACAACGCGAGCAACACCACGGTCATCGTGGTGTTGTGCTGTGGTTTACCGGGCTATCGGGGTCCGGTAAATCGACGGTCGCCGGGGCGCTGGAAGCGGCGCTGCATCAACTGGGGGTCAGTACCTATTTGTTGGATGGCGATAACGTTCGCCACGGCCTGTGCAGCGATCTGGGGTTCAGCGATGCCGATCGGAAGGAGAACATCCGTCGTGTCGGCGAAGTAGCAAACCTGATGGTGGATGCCGGACTGGTGGTTCTGACGGCGTTTATTTCTCCGCACCGTGCGGAGCGACAAATGGTGCGCGAACGCGTCGGCGAGGGACGCTTCATTGAAGTGTTCGTGGATACGCCGCTGGAAATCTGTGAAGCCCGCGATCCGAAAGGGTTATACAAAAAAGCGCGTGCTGGCGAATTGCGCAACTTCACCGGAATTGATTCCGTTTACGAAGCGCCTGAATCGCCAGAGGTTCATCTTAATGGCGAACAATTAGTAACAAATTTGGTCGCCCAATTATTAGACCTGCTCAGACAGAGCGATATTATCAGATCCTGA